Proteins encoded within one genomic window of Methanosarcina barkeri str. Wiesmoor:
- a CDS encoding DUF356 domain-containing protein, producing MKSFALVRADDSDKVKIALHDLERYGHIQFSATPKCIEPNYADELLVSVMGVSLKSKCNSAALVELNNHAGAAISRLKKIHPPAHIIIISPRHKMFEELAGKFPKYPEFDRTFNHQKSPQSMEIIQEKAEPNKE from the coding sequence ATGAAATCATTCGCGTTAGTCCGGGCAGACGACTCGGATAAAGTAAAAATAGCCTTACATGATCTAGAACGATACGGACATATTCAATTTTCAGCTACTCCAAAATGCATAGAACCAAACTATGCTGATGAACTTCTTGTTAGTGTAATGGGCGTATCCCTCAAGTCAAAATGTAATTCGGCAGCACTGGTGGAGTTGAATAATCATGCAGGGGCGGCAATTAGTAGACTAAAGAAAATTCATCCTCCTGCGCATATAATCATCATCAGTCCAAGACACAAAATGTTTGAAGAGCTAGCTGGCAAGTTTCCAAAGTATCCGGAATTTGACCGAACATTCAACCATCAGAAGAGTCCACAGAGTATGGAGATAATTCAGGAGAAAGCAGAACCTAATAAAGAATAA